The Lycium ferocissimum isolate CSIRO_LF1 chromosome 1, AGI_CSIRO_Lferr_CH_V1, whole genome shotgun sequence genome includes a region encoding these proteins:
- the LOC132055265 gene encoding B3 domain-containing protein At5g60140-like: MEKGFFKFFSPENSSKRLKIPTAFTDYKNGELRRKVSVRDRFGNTWPMGVAKTGGNYYFHYGWEKFIEQNTVEFGDLLIFDYDGNGVFDFKLLGHTCCEKKGAGGLKEEDKETEDEEEDETGRVPRSKRIHVEEEDDDEEEEYEEETEEEEEEEEEEEEEEEEENARAGIFKKKVPPSKAGCKRATVCKVRDFHDQYGADIFKSGHATQPKNPYFVAKIRLKRRDQLYVPIDVVRDFKLEIPPTMTIRDSAGREFETKLKNWKDGRIWLHGGWRSLCRLNLVEKNDRCICEFVKGKGKKGLYLQVHVLHEGASSQPQQEV, encoded by the exons ATGGAAAAGGGCTTCTTCAAGTTTTTCTCCCCTGAAAACAGCTCAAAGCGGCTG aAAATCCCCACAGCTTTTACAGATTACAAGAATGGAGAGTTACGTAGGAAGGTTTCTGTTAGGGATCGGTTTGGCAATACGTGGCCCATGGGAGTGGCCAAAACAGGAGGAAATTATTATTTCCATTATGGATGGGAGAAATTCATTGAGCAGAACACAGTAGAGTTTGGAGaccttttaatttttgactatGATGGAAATGGTGTATTTGACTTCAAATTACTTGGACACACTTGTTGTGAAAAGAAAGGAGCTGGAGGTttaaaagaagaagacaaagaAACTGAGGACGAAGAGGAAGATGAGACTGGAAGGGTCCCACGTTCAAAACGCATACACGTGgaagaggaagatgatgatgaagaggaGGAATATGAGGAAGAAACtgaggaggaagaggaagaggaagaggaagaggaagaggaagaggaagaagagaatgCAAGGGCTGGcatattcaagaaaaaggtgcCACCTTCAAAAG CTGGATGCAAAAGAGCCACTGTTTGCAAGGTGAGGGATTTCCATGACCAATATGGTGCAGATATTTTCAAAAGTGGACACGCAACTCAGCCAAAAAATCCTTACTTTGTAGCAAAAATACGATTAAAAAGGAGAGACCAACTG TATGTTCCGATTGATGTGGTGAGAGACTTCAAACTTGAAATCCCTCCAACAATGACCATTCGTGATTCTGCTGGCAGAGAATTTGAGACAAAACTCAAGAATTGGAAGGACGGTAGAATATGGCTACATGGAGGCTGGCGCAGTTTATGCAGATTGAACCTTGTGGAGAAAAATGACAGGTGCATTTGTGAATTTGTGAAAGGAAAAGGTAAAAAAGGCCTTTACTTGCAAGTTCATGTTCTCCATGAAGGAGCAAGTTCCCAACCACAACAAGAAGTATAA